A single Triticum dicoccoides isolate Atlit2015 ecotype Zavitan chromosome 2A, WEW_v2.0, whole genome shotgun sequence DNA region contains:
- the LOC119357222 gene encoding PH, RCC1 and FYVE domains-containing protein 1-like, protein MADPVVDIDKALIALKKGTQLLKYGRKGKPKFTPFRLSTDESTLIWVSSNQEKSLKLASVSRVLSGQRTLVFQRFLLPEKDHLSFSLIYKDGKRSLDLICKDKVETQVWFTCLSALVSPGKHRSQPQHTDEMRSSALSFDCGRESSLSSSSTFTTDSLENKLSSANSKDRSSGEYAYSERTDVSDMQVKSVSSSDIRVSVSSALSTSSHGSGGEDSESFGDVYVWGEVMCDTTSISGSDGNALSPGATTDILVPKPLESNVMLDVSYVACGVKHAALITRQTEVFTWGEECSGRLGHGAGTSIFQPRLLESLSTCNVEIMACGEFHTCAVTATGDLYTWGDGTHNAGLLGHGSTVSHWIPKRVSGPLEGLQVSTVSCGTWHTALITTSGLLYTFGDGTFGALGHGNRETISYPKEVESLKGLRTISVSCGVWHSAAVVEVIMTQSNASSGKLFTWGDGDKYRLGHGDRASKLKPTCVSSLIDYNFHKSACGHTLTIGLTTSGHMFTVGSSVYGQLGNPNNDGRYARLVEDKVGGGGVVEVACGSYHVAILTNAGEVYTWGKGANGRLGHGDIADRKVPTLVEALRDRSVKRIACGSGFTAAICQHKWVSGMEQSQCSACRQPFGFTRKRHNCYHCGLVHCHSCSSKKALRAALSPNPGKPYRVCDSCHMKLSKVMDSGVSYSRNNIPRVPGDIKAERMDTKASRVASSTSSDMIKSLDVKAAKQAKRSDHSPQFPAILQMNDVPFIGSGDLHNAGFTVTNGYPNDPRYTSQFLRMPYLSSPSSLSSESLESFRDANELLKQEVQKLKEEVNSLRQQRELQDAELKKSEAKAREAAALAAEEASKSKAAKEVIKSLTAQVKEMAERLPAGDSDVKPPRVPYLPAGGVVSPEMGREGQKRYEPVSIHYSQTPTSVTSAWSNGLPPQAHQIGKPSDNTVAPHENMFENFNKSRDFPATHQRTNSAMSGYRPRSEDFDRRETERFQINLQDWNTRGSGSPNNQVESEWIEQFEPGVYLTLVTLHDGTKELKRVRFSRRRFAEHQAESWWSDNHEKVYDKYNLRRTDRISSVLTS, encoded by the exons ATGGCAGATCCCGTCGTCGACATCGACAAG GCGCTTATCGCTTTAAAGAAAGGCACCCAGCTGCTTAAGTATGGTCGCAAAGGGAAGCCAAAGTTTACTCCCTTCAGACTGTCAACT GATGAATCGACTCTTATTTGGGTCTCAAGCAACCAAGAGAAAAGTTTAAAACTAGCTTCTGTGTCCAGAGTTCTCTCAGGACAAAGAACT CTGGTTTTCCAACGTTTTCTGCTCCCTGAGAAGGACCATTTATCCTTCTCTCTCATATATAAAGATGGCAAGCGATCACTCGATCTG ATCTGCAAGGATAAGGTTGAAACACAGGTGTGGTTTACATGCCTCAGTGCATTGGTATCTCCAGGCAAGCACAGATCACAACCCCAACACACTGACGAAATGCGCAGTAGTGCCCTTTCTTTTGAT TGTGGCAGAGAAAGTAGCCTAAGCAGTAGCTCTACATTTACCACTGATTCCCTCGAGAACAAGTTGAGCTCAGCAAATTCCAAGGACCGTTCTTCTGGGGAATATGCATATTCAGAAAGGACAGATGTGTCAGATATGCAAGTGAAAAGTGTATCTTCATCAGACATTCGAGTCAGTGTCTCCAGTGCTCTCAGCACATCCAGCCATGGTTCTGGTGGCGAGGATTCTGAATCGTTCGGGGATGTTTATGTCTGGGGAGAAGTCATGTGTGACACCACTTCCATATCAGGGTCTGATGGAAATGCACTCTCCCCTGGTGCAACCACTGATATCCTTGTACCGAAGCCCCTAGAGTCAAATGTAATGCTTGATGTCAGTTATGTGGCTTGTGGTGTGAAGCATGCTGCACTTATCACAAGGCAGACAGAGGTATTTACATGGGGAGAAGAATGCAGTGGGCGGCTTGGTCACGGGGCTGGTACAAGCATTTTTCAACCACGTCTACTTGAGTCATTGTCAACCTGCAATGTTGAAATAATGGCCTGTGGTGAATTCCATACTTGCGCTGTTACAGCAACAGGTGACCTTTACACCTGGGGAGATGGTACCCACAATGCCGGACTCCTTGGTCATGGTAGCACTGTGAGTCACTGGATACCCAAAAGGGTTTCAGGTCCTCTGGAAGGCCTTCAGGTGTCGACTGTCTCTTGCGGAACATGGCATACTGCTTTGATAACCACTTCTGGACTGTTGTACACATTTGGCGATGGCACATTTGGAGCCCTAGGTCATGGGAATCGAGAAACTATCTCATATCCAAAGGAAGTGGAGTCTTTGAAGGGTTTGCGGACGATTTCTGTTTCATGTGGGGTGTGGCATAGTGCTGCTGTTGTTGAGGTTATCATGACACAGTCAAATGCTTCATCTGGAAAGCTATTCACATGGGGAGATGGAGACAAATATCGGCTTGGGCATGGTGACAGGGCTTCAAAACTCAAACCAACTTGTGTGTCTTCACTGATAGACTACAACTTCCATAAGTCGGCATGTGGCCATACTCTTACTATTGGGTTGACAACTTCAGGGCACATGTTTACCGTCGGGAGCTCTGTGTATGGACAGCTTGGCAATCCCAACAATGATGGAAGGTATGCACGCCTAGTTGAAGATAAGGTCGGGGGTGGTGGTGTTGTGGAGGTtgcttgtggatcttatcatgttGCAATTTTGACAAATGCTGGTGAAGTTTACACATGGGGTAAGGGTGCAAATGGAAGACTGGGCCACGGCGATATTGCAGATCGCAAGGTACCTACACTTGTGGAGGCTTTAAGGGATAGGTCCGTAAAGCGCATTGCTTGTGGATCAGGCTTCACAGCTGCAATCTGTCAGCATAAATGGGTGTCAGGGATGGAGCAGTCTCAGTGCTCAGCATGCAGACAGCCATTCGGTTTCACTCGAAAGCGACACAACTGTTACCATTGTGGCCTGGTACACTGTCATTCATGCAGTTCAAAGAAGGCCCTAAGAGCGGCGTTGTCTCCTAATCCTGGAAAGCCATACCGTGTGTGCGATTCATGTCATATGAAGCTAAGTAAAGTCATGGATTCTGGTGTCAGCTATAGCAGGAACAATATACCTCGCGTACCAGGTGATATCAAGGCTGAGAGAATGGACACAAAGGCAAGCAGAGTTGCATCATCTACCAGTTCGGATATGATCAAGAGCTTGGACGTGAAGGCAGCAAAGCAGGCAAAAAGGTCTGATCATTCGCCGCAGTTCCCTGCAATTTTGCAGATGAATGACGTCCCGTTCATCGGATCAGGTGACCTGCACAATGCAGGTTTTACAGTAACAAACGGATACCCGAATGACCCCAGATATACGTCACAATTTTTAAGAATGCCGTACTTGAGTTCTCCGAGCTCGCTGTCTTCAGAAAGCCTTGAGAGTTTCAGAGATGCGAACGAACTTTTGAAGCAAGAGGTTCAAAAACTAAAAGAAGAG GTTAATAGCTTGAGACAGCAACGTGAACTGCAAGACGCCGAGTTGAAGAAGTCGGAGGCAAAAGCCAGGGAGGCCGCGGCCCTTGCTGCTGAAGAGGCGTCCAAATCGAAGGCCGCAAAAGAGGTTATAAAATCACTAACGGCGCAG GTAAAAGAAATGGCTGAGAGGCTTCCTGCAGGAGACTCTGACGTGAAGCCGCCACGGGTCCCCTATCTACCTGCTGGTGGTGTAGTTTCTCCTGAAATGGGGAGAGAAGGCCAGAAGAGATATGAGCCAGTATCCATTCATTATTCTCAGACACCGACTTCTGTCACGTCTGCTTGGTCTAACGGGCTCCCTCCCCAAGCCCATCAAATAGGTAAACCCAGCGACAACACGGTGGCTCCACATGAGAACATGTTTGAAAACTTCAACAAAAGCAGAGATTTTCCAGCCACGCACCAGAGGACGAACAGCGCGATGTCTGGGTATCGTCCGAGATCAGAGGATTTTGACCGGCGGGAAACGGAAAGGTTCCAGATAAACCTGCAAGACTGGAACACGAGAGGCTCCGGTTCACCCAATAATCAGGTCGAGTCCGAGTGGATAGAACAGTTTGAACCTGGGGTGTACCTGACACTGGTTACTCTTCATGATGGAACCAAAGAGCTGAAAAGGGTGCGGTTCAG CCGGAGAAGATTCGCGGAGCATCAAGCGGAGTCGTGGTGGAGCGACAACCATGAAAAGGTGTACGACAAGTACAACTTGCGGAGAACCGACCGGATCTCATCAGTGTTGACATCATAG